A portion of the Chondrinema litorale genome contains these proteins:
- a CDS encoding 3-hydroxyacyl-CoA dehydrogenase/enoyl-CoA hydratase family protein produces MKNRTVKKVAVLGSGVMGSRIACHFANIGVQVLLLDIAPKELNDKEKAKGLSLTDAAVKNRIVNDALQFAIKSKPAPLYSSKSATLISTGNFDDDMSKIADYDWILEVVVEKLEIKKIVFDQVEKYRKPGTLITSNTSGIPMHLMCEGRSDDFKKHFCGTHFFNPPRYLRLLEIIPGPETKQDVLDFLMLYGDLYLGKETVLCKDTPAFIANRIGVYAIMSAMHIIEEMGLTVGEVDRLTGPLIGRPKSATFRTMDVVGLDTTVNVASNLRAILSDDESKDTFKLPGIVKELSDRKWLGDKTGQGYFKKTRNEKGEREILELDFKTYEYVPRTKAKFPSLEKAKAIEETPARIKFVVNAQDKAGEFLRKSLYDTFRYCTMRIPEIADDLYKIDQAVSAGFGWDYGPFETWDILGAKDTVLKMEAAGQKPAQWVYDMLESGKESFYSVENGQKKYYDIESKTYKVVPGTESFIYLDTLRKSNKVWGNSGSTLFDLGDGILGLEFHTKMNSMGAEVIEGINTAITKAEENFKGLVIGNEAPQFSAGANLAMLFMFAGDQEWDEINLMIAQFQNTMMRTRFSSVPVVAAPAGLALGGGCEISLHCDHIQAHAETYIGLVEFGVGLIPAGGGTKEMTLRASSTYKPGDPEINQLQEYFMNIATAKVATSAEEGRELGYLIETDAISLNRARLIADAKAQAIKLADAGYTKPVERTDIKVLGKGGIATFEAGIAGMLYGNYASEHDAKIARKLSYVMNGGDLSEPTLVSEQYLLDLEREAFLSLCGEQKTLERIQSILFKGKPLRN; encoded by the coding sequence ATGAAAAATAGAACAGTAAAAAAAGTTGCTGTATTGGGTTCAGGTGTTATGGGTTCCAGAATTGCATGCCACTTTGCAAATATAGGTGTGCAGGTTTTGTTACTCGATATTGCTCCCAAAGAGTTAAACGACAAGGAAAAAGCAAAAGGATTGTCACTAACAGATGCAGCAGTAAAAAATAGAATTGTAAATGATGCACTTCAGTTTGCTATAAAATCTAAGCCCGCCCCATTATATAGCAGCAAATCAGCCACATTAATAAGTACAGGTAATTTCGATGACGATATGTCTAAAATTGCCGATTATGATTGGATTTTAGAAGTTGTTGTAGAGAAATTAGAAATCAAAAAAATAGTTTTTGATCAGGTTGAGAAATATAGAAAACCAGGCACTTTAATAACATCGAATACTTCTGGTATACCAATGCATTTAATGTGTGAAGGTAGAAGCGATGATTTTAAAAAGCATTTTTGTGGTACTCACTTTTTTAACCCACCACGTTACCTAAGATTACTGGAAATTATCCCCGGTCCAGAAACTAAACAAGATGTATTGGATTTCTTAATGCTTTATGGTGACTTATATCTGGGTAAAGAAACTGTACTTTGTAAAGATACTCCTGCATTTATCGCTAACAGAATCGGGGTGTATGCGATTATGTCAGCAATGCACATTATAGAGGAGATGGGACTAACTGTTGGGGAAGTTGACAGGCTAACAGGTCCGCTTATTGGTCGTCCTAAGTCTGCTACTTTCAGAACAATGGATGTAGTTGGTCTTGATACTACTGTAAACGTAGCGAGCAATCTAAGAGCAATCCTTTCTGATGATGAATCTAAAGATACCTTTAAACTACCGGGTATTGTAAAAGAATTGTCTGATAGAAAATGGCTCGGAGATAAAACAGGTCAGGGGTATTTCAAGAAAACAAGAAATGAGAAAGGGGAAAGAGAAATTCTTGAGCTTGATTTTAAAACCTACGAATATGTACCAAGAACCAAAGCCAAATTCCCTTCATTAGAAAAGGCAAAAGCGATAGAAGAAACTCCGGCTAGAATTAAGTTTGTTGTAAATGCGCAAGATAAAGCAGGAGAGTTTCTAAGAAAATCTTTATACGATACTTTCAGGTATTGTACCATGAGAATCCCTGAGATTGCAGACGATCTTTATAAAATTGATCAAGCTGTTTCTGCAGGTTTTGGCTGGGATTATGGCCCGTTTGAAACATGGGATATTTTAGGTGCAAAAGATACTGTACTTAAAATGGAAGCAGCAGGGCAAAAGCCAGCACAGTGGGTTTACGATATGCTCGAAAGTGGTAAAGAAAGTTTTTACAGTGTAGAAAACGGCCAGAAGAAATACTACGATATTGAAAGTAAGACATATAAAGTAGTACCAGGTACTGAGTCTTTCATTTATCTAGATACTTTAAGAAAATCTAATAAAGTTTGGGGTAATAGTGGTTCTACACTATTTGATTTAGGTGATGGAATTTTAGGTTTAGAATTCCATACCAAGATGAACTCGATGGGTGCTGAAGTGATTGAGGGTATCAATACAGCCATTACCAAAGCAGAAGAAAACTTTAAAGGTTTAGTAATTGGTAATGAGGCACCTCAGTTCTCAGCAGGAGCTAACTTAGCTATGTTATTTATGTTTGCAGGTGATCAAGAGTGGGATGAAATCAACCTCATGATTGCTCAGTTCCAGAATACCATGATGCGAACCAGATTCTCATCTGTGCCGGTTGTTGCTGCACCAGCAGGTTTAGCTTTAGGCGGTGGTTGTGAGATTTCTTTACATTGCGACCATATTCAAGCGCATGCCGAGACCTATATTGGTTTAGTGGAATTTGGAGTAGGTTTAATTCCGGCAGGTGGCGGAACCAAAGAGATGACTCTGAGAGCATCTAGCACATATAAGCCGGGTGACCCAGAAATTAACCAATTGCAAGAATATTTTATGAATATTGCTACAGCAAAAGTGGCAACTTCAGCAGAAGAAGGCAGAGAGCTTGGTTATCTAATAGAAACTGATGCGATATCGCTAAACAGAGCCCGTCTAATTGCAGATGCAAAAGCACAAGCTATTAAATTGGCTGATGCAGGTTATACAAAGCCTGTTGAAAGAACTGATATTAAAGTTTTAGGAAAAGGAGGAATAGCAACTTTTGAAGCAGGTATAGCAGGAATGCTTTATGGAAATTATGCTTCAGAACACGATGCGAAAATTGCTAGAAAACTTTCTTATGTGATGAACGGAGGAGACCTTTCAGAACCAACTTTGGTTTCTGAGCAATATCTTCTCGACTTGGAGAGAGAAGCTTTTTTAAGCTTATGTGGAGAACAGAAAACATTGGAAAGAATTCAGAGCATTCTTTTTAAAGGAAAACCACTAAGAAACTAA
- a CDS encoding MarR family winged helix-turn-helix transcriptional regulator, whose protein sequence is MTDNQQKKKRSVDFSIKAAWLAISKMYNYVGADFDITHSSGFVLLNIDREVGTPATKIAPLLGMEARSLTRMLKSIEEKGLIYRKADATDKRKVIIFLTEEGKKKRELARQTVKYFNRKLSEQVNQNEFEVFFKVIEKIHYVIENLDESEAEEEILGNTKVK, encoded by the coding sequence ATGACAGATAATCAGCAAAAAAAGAAAAGATCAGTAGATTTTAGCATTAAAGCGGCATGGCTGGCAATTTCTAAAATGTACAATTATGTAGGAGCTGATTTCGATATAACACATTCTTCAGGATTTGTTTTATTGAATATAGATAGAGAAGTGGGAACACCAGCTACTAAAATTGCTCCTTTATTAGGTATGGAAGCACGTAGTTTAACTAGGATGCTTAAGTCAATTGAAGAAAAGGGACTTATTTACAGAAAAGCTGACGCCACAGATAAACGCAAGGTAATAATCTTTTTAACAGAAGAAGGCAAGAAAAAAAGAGAACTCGCAAGGCAGACAGTAAAGTACTTTAATAGAAAATTGAGTGAGCAAGTGAATCAGAATGAGTTTGAAGTGTTTTTTAAAGTAATAGAAAAAATACATTATGTTATTGAGAATCTGGATGAAAGTGAGGCAGAAGAAGAAATACTAGGAAATACAAAAGTTAAATAG
- a CDS encoding ABC transporter ATP-binding protein: MKIYIRLLSYAYPLAFSLTSYIIFASLAIIFGLLNFSLLIPLLEVLFGTVDGDNVKEVVSNPSFEPTISYVKDKFNYHFISIVDEYGKIAALEFVCILIMITNLLKGFFRYFATRVMAFMRARLILNLRKSIFEKVSDMHSGFFAENKKGDLASRMTSDIQEVENSIVNTISVVFREPATIIGYFFLLFMMSTELTLFTILVLPTAGVAFSKLIRKLKKQASEVQIILGDMLSTIDEALGAFKVIKGFNAENYINNKFEQQNKAYAHTLRSMSLKREIASPLSEFVGVGMVAGILFYGGTLVLKEQSSLEPAEFITYIVLLSQILIPMRLISSAISSIQRGLEAGKRVLHIIDQKPMITDKAQAVKIDKFNSEIEFKDVSFTYDGEKEVLKGINFKLEKGKTIALVGPSGGGKSTIADLIPRFYDPIKGIISMDGISLTEANIKSVRDHMGIVTQESILFNDTIANNISFAKTEATREEVIQAAKIANAHDFIMQAENGYDTFIGDRGLKLSGGQRQRISIARAVLKNPDILILDEATSALDTESEKLVQDALTNLLKNRTSIIIAHRLSTIQHADKILVIKDGEIIEKGNHESLMTINEGVYRKLNELQSTI; the protein is encoded by the coding sequence ATGAAGATTTACATTCGCTTACTTTCCTACGCATACCCATTAGCTTTTTCATTAACCAGCTATATCATATTTGCTTCTTTAGCTATCATATTCGGTTTATTAAATTTTAGTCTTTTAATTCCCCTACTTGAGGTTTTATTTGGAACAGTCGATGGCGATAATGTTAAAGAGGTTGTTAGTAATCCTAGTTTTGAGCCTACCATTTCTTATGTAAAAGATAAATTCAATTACCATTTTATTTCTATTGTAGATGAATATGGTAAAATTGCTGCGCTTGAGTTTGTGTGTATTCTCATTATGATTACCAACTTGCTTAAGGGCTTTTTTAGGTATTTTGCTACGAGAGTAATGGCCTTTATGAGAGCAAGGCTAATCTTGAACTTGAGAAAATCTATCTTCGAAAAAGTATCTGACATGCATAGTGGCTTTTTTGCAGAGAATAAAAAAGGTGATCTAGCATCTAGAATGACTAGTGATATTCAAGAAGTTGAAAACTCTATTGTTAATACGATTTCAGTGGTTTTTAGAGAGCCGGCAACCATTATTGGTTATTTCTTCTTGCTTTTTATGATGTCTACTGAGCTCACTTTATTCACAATATTAGTTTTACCAACTGCGGGTGTAGCTTTTTCTAAACTTATTAGAAAATTAAAGAAGCAAGCTTCTGAAGTTCAGATTATTCTAGGAGATATGCTAAGCACGATAGATGAGGCTTTAGGCGCTTTTAAGGTGATAAAAGGCTTTAATGCAGAAAACTATATCAACAATAAATTTGAGCAACAAAACAAGGCTTATGCACATACATTGCGATCTATGTCTCTTAAAAGAGAAATTGCATCTCCACTTTCAGAATTTGTTGGTGTAGGTATGGTTGCAGGTATTTTATTTTATGGAGGAACTTTGGTTTTAAAAGAGCAGTCTTCACTCGAACCAGCTGAGTTTATAACTTATATTGTTTTACTTTCTCAGATATTAATTCCAATGCGATTGATCTCTTCTGCTATCAGTTCAATTCAACGAGGATTGGAAGCAGGAAAAAGAGTATTGCATATTATAGATCAAAAGCCGATGATCACGGATAAGGCTCAAGCTGTTAAAATTGATAAATTCAATAGTGAGATTGAGTTTAAAGATGTGTCTTTTACTTATGATGGTGAAAAGGAAGTTTTAAAAGGAATTAACTTTAAACTTGAAAAAGGAAAAACTATCGCTTTAGTCGGCCCATCGGGTGGTGGTAAATCCACCATTGCAGACCTTATCCCGAGGTTTTATGATCCTATCAAAGGAATTATTAGTATGGATGGTATTTCTCTTACAGAGGCTAATATTAAGTCTGTGAGAGATCATATGGGTATTGTTACCCAAGAGTCCATCTTGTTTAATGATACCATTGCCAACAACATTTCATTTGCTAAAACTGAAGCGACTAGAGAAGAAGTAATTCAGGCTGCAAAAATTGCCAATGCACATGATTTTATTATGCAAGCAGAAAATGGTTACGATACATTTATTGGAGATAGAGGACTCAAGCTTTCAGGTGGACAAAGGCAACGAATTAGCATTGCTAGAGCAGTCCTTAAAAACCCAGATATCTTAATTCTTGATGAAGCAACTTCTGCATTAGATACAGAATCTGAAAAATTAGTGCAAGATGCACTTACAAACCTGTTAAAAAATAGAACTTCTATCATTATTGCCCATAGATTGAGTACCATTCAGCATGCCGATAAAATTCTGGTAATTAAAGATGGAGAGATAATCGAGAAGGGGAATCATGAATCGCTTATGACTATAAATGAAGGTGTATACAGAAAATTAAACGAGCTACAGTCTACCATCTAA